The Novosphingobium kaempferiae genome includes a window with the following:
- a CDS encoding fumarylacetoacetate hydrolase family protein, giving the protein MDLSPSAVLPADPKALLFGRVWRPDLSGPSLVRVDGERLTDVTAAFPTARDLCEQTDPAAALRGAEGEDLGTLAGVLANTDPLTRDPARPWLLSPIDLQAVKAAGVTFVTSMLERVIEERARGNADAAAGIRAQVRDLVGDDLRALRPGSPEAMALKQTLIEAGAWSQYLEVGIGPDAEIFTKAQPMASVGAGAEIGVHPASTWNNPEPEVVLIVGSNGGIVGATLGNDVNLRDVEGRSALLLGKAKDNNAAAAVGPFVRLFDEGFDLAAVEALSIALTVTGAEDGFVMEGRSEMAQISRKPADLAAQAINAHHRYPDGLALFLGTLFAPVQDRDEQGRGFTHKVGDVVRIGCAELGTLVNRVAPTDRCEPWIFGTSALMRNLAGRGLL; this is encoded by the coding sequence ATGGACCTGTCCCCCTCCGCCGTCCTGCCCGCAGACCCGAAAGCCCTGCTTTTCGGCCGGGTCTGGCGTCCTGACCTCAGCGGCCCCTCGCTCGTCCGCGTCGATGGCGAACGCCTGACCGACGTGACCGCCGCGTTCCCAACCGCGCGCGACTTGTGCGAGCAGACCGACCCCGCCGCCGCGCTGCGCGGGGCCGAGGGCGAAGACCTCGGCACGCTGGCGGGCGTGCTCGCCAACACCGACCCGCTAACCCGCGATCCCGCCCGGCCCTGGCTGCTTTCGCCCATCGACCTGCAGGCGGTGAAGGCGGCGGGCGTCACCTTCGTCACGTCCATGCTAGAGCGTGTGATCGAGGAGCGGGCGCGCGGAAATGCGGACGCTGCCGCCGGAATCCGGGCTCAGGTGCGCGATCTGGTGGGGGACGACCTGCGCGCGCTGCGGCCCGGTTCGCCCGAGGCCATGGCGCTCAAGCAGACGCTGATCGAGGCCGGGGCATGGAGCCAGTATCTCGAGGTCGGTATCGGTCCCGACGCCGAGATCTTCACCAAGGCGCAGCCGATGGCGAGCGTCGGCGCGGGGGCGGAAATCGGGGTGCATCCGGCCTCCACCTGGAACAATCCCGAGCCCGAAGTGGTCCTCATCGTCGGCTCGAATGGCGGAATCGTGGGCGCTACGCTGGGCAACGACGTCAACTTGCGCGATGTCGAGGGGCGGTCGGCCTTGCTTCTGGGCAAGGCCAAGGACAACAATGCGGCGGCGGCGGTCGGGCCTTTCGTGCGGCTGTTCGACGAGGGGTTTGACCTTGCCGCGGTCGAGGCCCTAAGCATAGCGCTAACAGTGACGGGGGCAGAGGACGGTTTCGTGATGGAGGGACGCTCGGAAATGGCGCAGATCAGCCGGAAACCGGCCGATCTTGCGGCGCAGGCGATCAATGCGCACCATCGCTATCCGGACGGTCTGGCGCTGTTCCTCGGCACCCTTTTCGCGCCGGTTCAGGACCGTGACGAGCAGGGGCGCGGGTTCACGCACAAGGTGGGCGACGTGGTACGGATCGGCTGTGCCGAGCTGGGCACGCTGGTCAACCGGGTGGCTCCGACCGACCGCTGCGAACCGTGGATTTTCGGCACTTCCGCGCTGATGCGCAACCTTGCGGGGCGCGGTCTGCTGTGA
- a CDS encoding 2-hydroxyacid dehydrogenase: protein MSSKPKILLTRRWPEAVEARLSSTYEVVLNGTDTPLSETELAQAMLENDAVCPTVTDKITRAVLTVEGRRARIIGNYGAGFEHIDLAAAREQDIAVSNTPDVLTEATADIALTLILMAMRRAGEGERELRAGAWTGWRPTHLVGQSLSGKLLGLVGFGRIARATAKRAEAFGMRIAYHSRRPAPDMPQDAYFADLGELAERADVLSLHAPGGAETRHMVDTALLARMPAHAVLVNTGRGTLIDEAALAEALAARSIAAAGLDVYEAEPKVHPALVDLPNVVLLPHLGSATIEARTAMGMKVADNLDRFFAGEPLLDPVA, encoded by the coding sequence GTGAGTTCGAAGCCGAAGATCCTGCTCACCCGACGCTGGCCGGAGGCTGTGGAGGCCCGTCTTTCAAGCACTTACGAGGTGGTACTGAACGGCACTGACACGCCACTGAGCGAGACAGAGCTGGCACAGGCGATGCTTGAGAACGACGCGGTGTGCCCCACGGTGACGGACAAGATCACCCGCGCCGTCCTGACCGTAGAGGGACGCCGCGCCCGCATCATCGGCAACTACGGAGCGGGGTTCGAGCACATCGATCTCGCCGCCGCGCGCGAGCAGGATATCGCCGTCAGCAACACGCCCGACGTGCTGACCGAGGCCACCGCCGACATCGCCCTCACCCTGATCCTCATGGCCATGCGCCGCGCGGGCGAGGGCGAGCGGGAGCTGCGCGCCGGAGCGTGGACCGGGTGGCGGCCGACGCACCTTGTCGGCCAGTCGCTTTCGGGCAAGCTGCTCGGCCTCGTCGGCTTCGGCCGGATCGCGCGGGCGACGGCGAAGCGGGCGGAGGCGTTCGGGATGCGCATCGCCTATCACAGCCGCCGCCCCGCGCCCGACATGCCGCAGGATGCCTACTTCGCCGACCTCGGCGAACTGGCCGAGCGCGCCGACGTGCTCTCTCTCCACGCGCCGGGCGGAGCGGAGACGCGGCACATGGTCGACACCGCGCTGCTGGCGCGCATGCCCGCACATGCCGTGCTGGTGAACACCGGGCGCGGCACCCTGATCGACGAGGCCGCGCTGGCCGAGGCGCTGGCGGCCCGCAGCATCGCCGCCGCCGGGCTCGACGTCTACGAGGCCGAGCCGAAGGTCCACCCCGCGCTCGTCGACCTGCCCAACGTCGTCCTCCTGCCCCATCTCGGCAGCGCCACGATCGAGGCGCGCACGGCGATGGGCATGAAGGTGGCCGACAACCTCGACCGCTTCTTCGCCGGCGAGCCGCTGCTCGACCCCGTCGCTTGA
- a CDS encoding kinase, protein MTPSAERVLAAVRVWLGEDRDGPLVLGLCGSQGSGKSTLAAALCSALKAEGRSIAVLSLDDLYLGHEARADLARTVHPLFATRGVPGTHDVAQGIALIDAIRAGQPVTLPRFDKARDEPAPEGQPVPGKRLAETENPASASPRHPRAGGDPTDASATGDVGRWVPACAGMTDKGASDQGRPLDLLIFEGWCVGAKPQDAAALAAPVNALEREEDVDAVWRNAVNAALAGPYADLFARIDRLVLLAAPGFEVVRGWRGQQEDELRARVAAGEAHGSRVMDGPALDRFVQHYERLTRHILTEMPPRADLVLRLEPDRSIALREPS, encoded by the coding sequence TTGACCCCGTCCGCCGAGCGCGTCCTCGCCGCCGTCCGCGTCTGGCTGGGTGAGGACCGGGACGGCCCGCTAGTCCTCGGCCTGTGCGGTTCGCAAGGGTCGGGCAAGTCCACGCTGGCCGCAGCATTGTGCAGCGCACTGAAGGCGGAGGGGCGCAGCATCGCCGTGCTATCGCTCGACGATCTCTACCTCGGCCATGAGGCGCGGGCCGACCTTGCGCGCACCGTCCACCCCCTCTTCGCCACGCGCGGCGTTCCCGGCACGCACGATGTCGCGCAAGGCATCGCCCTCATCGACGCGATCCGCGCCGGGCAGCCCGTCACCCTGCCCCGCTTCGACAAGGCCCGCGACGAACCCGCGCCCGAAGGCCAGCCGGTGCCCGGCAAGCGCCTTGCCGAAACGGAGAATCCCGCCTCTGCCTCACCCCGTCATCCCCGCGCAGGCGGGGACCCAACTGATGCCAGTGCAACAGGCGATGTCGGGAGATGGGTTCCCGCCTGCGCGGGAATGACGGACAAGGGGGCGAGCGATCAGGGGCGCCCGCTCGACCTGCTGATCTTCGAAGGCTGGTGCGTCGGCGCGAAGCCGCAGGACGCCGCCGCGCTCGCCGCCCCCGTCAATGCCCTCGAACGCGAGGAGGACGTTGACGCCGTGTGGCGCAACGCCGTCAACGCCGCCCTCGCCGGGCCTTACGCCGATCTTTTCGCGCGGATCGACCGCCTCGTCCTCCTCGCCGCGCCGGGCTTCGAGGTCGTGCGCGGCTGGCGCGGGCAGCAGGAAGACGAATTGCGCGCCCGCGTCGCGGCAGGCGAAGCGCACGGATCGCGCGTCATGGACGGCCCCGCGCTCGACCGCTTCGTGCAGCATTACGAACGCCTCACCCGCCATATCCTTACCGAGATGCCGCCCCGCGCGGACCTCGTGCTCCGCCTCGAACCAGACCGCAGCATAGCCCTCAGGGAACCGTCATGA
- the lldD gene encoding FMN-dependent L-lactate dehydrogenase LldD — protein sequence MIVSSPLDFREAARRRLPPFLFHYVDGGAFSEETMEANRSALTSVRPRQRVLQDVSALSLETEIFGEKMAMPVMLAPIGLGGMMRRRGELQVARSARAAQVPYILSTVSVCPLADVIAASGAPIWFQLYVLKDRGFMRHALERAQAMGVTKLVFTVDMPLPGARYRDAHSGMSGPAAPMRRMLQAMTHPRWAWDVGLLGRPHDLGNVSDYRGKPTDLADYIGWLGANFDPSITWSDLEWIRDFWKGEMIVKGVLDPGDARDAVRLGADGVIVSNHGGRQLDGALATAEALPAIADAVGDELTVLVDGGVRTGLDVVRMLALGARGVLLGRAYIYALAAGGEEGVAKLLDLIAQGMKLTMALSGVTSVDRIGRDMLV from the coding sequence ATGATCGTCTCCTCCCCGCTCGACTTCCGCGAGGCCGCGCGCCGCCGCCTGCCGCCGTTCCTGTTCCACTACGTCGATGGCGGCGCGTTCTCGGAAGAGACGATGGAGGCCAACCGCAGCGCGCTCACTTCGGTGCGGCCGCGCCAGCGGGTGTTGCAGGACGTCTCCGCGCTCAGCCTCGAAACCGAGATCTTCGGCGAGAAGATGGCGATGCCGGTGATGCTCGCGCCCATCGGCCTTGGCGGCATGATGCGGCGGCGCGGCGAGTTGCAGGTCGCCCGCTCCGCCCGCGCCGCGCAGGTACCCTACATCCTCTCGACCGTCAGCGTCTGCCCGCTGGCAGACGTCATCGCGGCGAGCGGCGCGCCGATCTGGTTCCAGCTCTATGTGCTCAAGGATCGCGGCTTCATGCGGCACGCGCTGGAGCGGGCGCAGGCGATGGGCGTGACCAAGCTGGTCTTCACCGTCGACATGCCACTGCCCGGCGCCCGCTATCGCGATGCGCATTCGGGCATGAGCGGCCCCGCCGCGCCGATGCGCCGCATGCTGCAGGCGATGACGCACCCGCGCTGGGCCTGGGACGTGGGCCTGCTGGGCCGTCCGCACGATCTCGGCAACGTCTCCGACTATCGCGGCAAGCCCACCGACCTTGCCGACTACATCGGCTGGCTGGGCGCGAACTTCGACCCCTCGATCACCTGGTCCGACCTCGAATGGATCCGCGATTTCTGGAAGGGCGAGATGATCGTCAAGGGCGTGCTCGACCCCGGCGACGCGCGCGACGCGGTGCGCCTCGGCGCGGACGGCGTGATCGTGTCCAACCACGGCGGCCGCCAGCTCGACGGCGCGCTCGCCACGGCGGAAGCGCTGCCCGCCATCGCCGACGCCGTGGGGGACGAGCTGACCGTGCTGGTCGACGGCGGCGTGCGCACCGGGCTCGACGTGGTGCGAATGCTGGCGCTCGGCGCGCGCGGCGTGCTGCTGGGCCGCGCCTACATCTACGCGCTGGCGGCGGGCGGCGAGGAGGGCGTGGCCAAGCTGCTCGACCTGATCGCGCAGGGCATGAAGCTGACCATGGCGCTGAGCGGGGTGACTTCGGTGGATCGCATCGGGCGGGATATGCTGGTCTGA